A single window of Leptospira koniambonensis DNA harbors:
- a CDS encoding Ig-like domain-containing protein, with amino-acid sequence MKRIFLGKISRGLEMDLKNKKVSNVDKGIKLAILSLLWAGILGCSPEKMKGFAMSDVFDLGFFSGGRIFGANPNLQPPYNSVDNDTAVLPVDFGSTNPQATLFINSTENVDRYKELEIRFSHPMNKTTVEPNFTITGASGNLIGPTPGGEFYWMSGQKLRFNPYRELKPAETYTLTINPNAATIGGANLENYTVTFRTGLDYSLTNKITQGSQYTLNGTNDMTFDQSAALTLASTYSSPVVGENYIQSVLLKKIGSNTSQDICTTPPCSMSATISLNLSTSQVPPTVGGNTYYYEIATTNGKTFRKYFSFNYGRLENANGVLPYVANGVMDEAQMLPFLGKAIQKYTTGAFKVKDATGVPRTFQEFLLGMPDFPKKKFFENGAWTIGEACMRQDGKMSGNANEAAFKDFDYIPVFGAKSGGAGRGYCWVRHPDCVTDNGPPYHPKERNGIDRDQWWTIYNNNNCGQNQNNANYPQACKNLFHWGEAAWSLCHYPTDAKSYKSNGYTSTVFSAFGRPDGDITSAGKDLLDCAFPACFFDSYHIEKIAPGPFSKYSAILNVASGGIADGSAAITLDVYVTDMRLPKFVRCGSNNATHGCSAGTGTQLGNVVADLKVNPGSGAVNPGLGLDLKSRYTEVDLLVVSRFEDWYGAFNGPGALLVFRTTAKLNWDPAVEGTLNPAGYDWNDVKLSKPRLALARTRNNMTVTSDGLINMTVKTPFTVNDDYFPDNPSIAQILSNSNNFFIRPWANPLHMSLAGLYPGEDTSDFMYTAPMTYIHGSEGFNTIIEALVGREELSNMANLTVDQVKQIITQYMLRDIVQRIAPNVLNSVIADLRDTGVTITLPSYLPAPLGNFPLTVKFKLNTDAAIKHDGTNKGLVTSLDFAFTSGYNPPAGLRTQSGKTGMVTTRTWTAANPPPSTYQFSQSAANPGFLISMHTDTISQAAFHLWQRRGLDIVLNKAFIDGMNAFAGADPLFALTTSFLKASPLVTILVPGRNKLQGLNGSNAIAPPVKSFDDIDMVMSPIHAPNVKFKPMTSAGIPKMRLYFTEMQLQIIAKKPTSCTGLVDEELTECQADTRANGYQQTLGTVRISFAADADFRFKMFSNPTNNPAFANLNALQVILDPINNLDYSVEVLEGQTYNPFGLDPDGIKSVISPLVTTLVIPMVNSIMKEIPMPPDITFPKLINPAGTQSCAISAKSDKVQFFTLNSPQVADPYLLGGMRFVGQAVTDPASLIVCP; translated from the coding sequence ATGAAGAGAATTTTTTTGGGAAAAATAAGTCGAGGGCTGGAAATGGATCTGAAAAATAAAAAAGTTTCTAATGTCGATAAAGGAATCAAACTCGCGATACTTTCACTTTTATGGGCGGGCATCTTAGGATGTAGCCCTGAAAAAATGAAAGGATTTGCAATGTCGGATGTTTTCGACCTGGGATTCTTTTCAGGAGGAAGAATATTCGGAGCGAATCCGAATCTGCAACCTCCATATAACAGTGTGGATAACGATACTGCAGTTCTACCTGTAGATTTTGGTTCCACCAATCCTCAGGCTACCTTATTCATTAACTCTACTGAAAACGTGGACAGATACAAAGAGTTAGAGATCCGGTTTTCTCACCCAATGAATAAGACTACTGTAGAGCCAAACTTTACAATCACTGGAGCTAGTGGAAATCTAATTGGGCCGACTCCTGGTGGAGAATTCTACTGGATGAGTGGTCAGAAACTTCGTTTTAATCCGTATAGAGAGTTAAAACCTGCTGAGACTTATACTCTTACAATTAATCCGAATGCAGCCACAATAGGCGGGGCTAACCTAGAAAATTATACGGTCACCTTCAGAACCGGATTGGATTACAGTCTTACAAATAAGATCACCCAAGGAAGCCAATACACTCTGAATGGAACGAATGATATGACATTCGACCAGTCCGCAGCTTTAACATTGGCCTCCACATATTCAAGTCCTGTAGTGGGAGAGAATTATATCCAATCCGTTCTTTTGAAAAAGATTGGTTCTAACACTTCTCAAGATATTTGTACAACTCCTCCTTGTTCTATGAGTGCTACTATTTCTTTGAATTTAAGTACTTCTCAAGTCCCTCCAACTGTTGGTGGGAATACCTACTATTATGAGATCGCTACTACTAACGGAAAAACTTTCCGTAAGTATTTCAGCTTTAACTACGGTAGATTGGAGAACGCGAATGGTGTTCTTCCTTACGTGGCAAACGGTGTGATGGACGAAGCCCAAATGCTTCCGTTCTTAGGAAAAGCCATCCAGAAATATACTACAGGCGCATTCAAAGTAAAAGATGCAACCGGAGTACCTCGTACTTTCCAAGAATTCTTATTGGGAATGCCTGACTTTCCTAAGAAAAAATTCTTTGAGAACGGAGCTTGGACAATCGGCGAAGCTTGTATGAGACAAGACGGTAAGATGTCCGGTAACGCAAACGAAGCTGCATTTAAAGATTTCGATTATATCCCAGTATTTGGAGCTAAATCTGGCGGTGCGGGAAGAGGATATTGTTGGGTAAGACACCCAGACTGTGTTACGGATAACGGACCTCCTTATCACCCTAAAGAGAGAAATGGGATAGATAGAGACCAATGGTGGACTATTTATAATAATAATAATTGTGGTCAAAACCAGAATAACGCGAATTACCCTCAGGCTTGTAAAAATCTATTCCATTGGGGTGAGGCAGCTTGGAGTCTTTGCCATTATCCTACCGACGCGAAATCTTATAAAAGCAATGGGTATACTTCTACAGTATTCTCTGCATTTGGTAGACCAGATGGAGATATCACATCAGCGGGAAAAGACTTATTGGATTGTGCATTCCCAGCATGTTTCTTCGATTCTTATCATATCGAAAAAATCGCTCCGGGACCATTCTCTAAATACAGCGCTATCTTAAATGTAGCTTCTGGTGGAATTGCAGACGGAAGTGCTGCGATTACATTGGACGTTTATGTAACGGATATGAGACTTCCTAAGTTCGTTCGTTGTGGATCCAATAATGCAACTCATGGTTGTTCTGCAGGAACCGGAACCCAATTAGGAAACGTTGTTGCTGACTTAAAAGTTAACCCTGGTTCTGGTGCAGTTAATCCTGGACTAGGTCTAGATCTAAAATCCAGATACACTGAAGTGGATCTCTTAGTAGTCTCTCGTTTTGAAGACTGGTATGGGGCATTTAACGGGCCTGGAGCTCTACTAGTGTTCAGAACAACTGCTAAGTTGAACTGGGATCCTGCAGTAGAAGGAACTTTAAATCCAGCAGGTTACGATTGGAACGACGTAAAACTTTCAAAACCTCGTTTGGCTTTAGCTCGTACTCGTAACAACATGACTGTGACTTCTGACGGTTTGATCAATATGACCGTTAAAACTCCATTCACTGTTAATGATGATTATTTCCCTGATAATCCTAGCATTGCACAGATACTCTCTAATTCGAATAACTTCTTCATTCGTCCATGGGCAAACCCGTTACATATGTCTTTAGCAGGTTTATATCCTGGAGAAGATACTTCTGACTTCATGTATACGGCTCCAATGACTTATATTCATGGTAGTGAAGGTTTTAACACTATCATCGAAGCTCTCGTAGGTAGAGAAGAGTTGAGCAATATGGCGAACCTGACTGTGGATCAAGTAAAACAGATCATCACACAGTATATGCTCAGAGATATCGTGCAAAGGATCGCTCCGAACGTTCTGAACTCAGTGATTGCTGACTTAAGAGATACTGGAGTAACCATTACTTTACCAAGTTACCTTCCTGCACCTCTTGGAAACTTCCCATTAACAGTGAAGTTTAAACTGAATACAGATGCGGCGATCAAACATGATGGAACCAATAAAGGTCTTGTGACTTCTTTGGACTTTGCGTTCACAAGCGGTTATAATCCTCCAGCTGGACTAAGAACCCAATCTGGAAAAACTGGAATGGTTACCACCAGGACTTGGACTGCTGCGAATCCACCTCCTTCTACTTATCAGTTCAGCCAGTCCGCAGCTAATCCTGGATTCTTGATCTCTATGCATACTGATACAATTTCTCAGGCTGCATTCCATTTATGGCAGAGAAGGGGACTAGATATCGTTCTGAATAAGGCATTCATCGATGGAATGAACGCTTTCGCAGGTGCGGATCCTCTATTCGCGCTGACAACTTCCTTCTTAAAAGCTTCTCCTTTGGTTACAATCCTTGTGCCAGGAAGAAACAAATTGCAAGGTCTGAATGGTTCTAACGCGATTGCACCTCCAGTAAAATCTTTTGATGATATCGATATGGTGATGTCTCCAATTCATGCTCCTAACGTGAAGTTTAAACCTATGACTTCCGCTGGAATACCTAAGATGAGATTGTATTTTACTGAAATGCAATTACAGATCATTGCTAAGAAGCCAACTTCTTGCACAGGTCTTGTGGATGAAGAACTAACAGAATGCCAAGCAGATACAAGAGCGAATGGTTACCAACAAACTTTGGGAACAGTTAGGATCAGTTTTGCTGCGGATGCAGACTTCCGTTTCAAAATGTTCTCTAACCCTACTAATAACCCTGCATTTGCTAATTTGAATGCGCTTCAGGTGATCTTAGATCCAATCAATAACTTGGATTACTCTGTAGAAGTTTTAGAAGGACAAACTTACAATCCATTCGGTTTGGACCCTGATGGTATTAAATCAGTAATCTCTCCGTTAGTCACCACCTTGGTGATCCCAATGGTAAACAGTATTATGAAAGAAATACCAATGCCTCCAGACATCACTTTCCCTAAATTGA
- a CDS encoding helix-turn-helix domain-containing protein produces MPPDVMGSHSYYNSGIWFQVLWAITQFGTALGILMSLGQLVMENKSALNRLLALIFLILGLLQGSFLLLVSGLYIEFPRISLIQFPLIASVGPILFGIHSVSQDRESDEISYLGFAKKHLILPGLVWVVYFLAVFLLPQEWILEKISIFLRETGWNEGEILLSSPILILIFYILLILKGSSDLLRWEILQEEWTARILAFMVISTFVNLGFGAVYLSSKSPIFLLACSAMMGISLCLAYLIGHKRPAFFQVLQEVSQATRQKYERSLLTGVNRNALRDSLIQLMEKEKLYRDEKLGLADLADELALSTHQVSELINQELGKNFSAFVNDYRIKEACELLQKEPDRSILDIAFEVGFATKSSFHRAFQKYTGKTPSEFRGS; encoded by the coding sequence ATGCCTCCAGACGTAATGGGAAGTCATAGTTACTACAATTCAGGGATTTGGTTCCAGGTCCTTTGGGCAATCACCCAATTCGGGACTGCACTCGGAATTCTAATGTCCCTCGGACAGCTTGTTATGGAGAATAAGTCGGCTCTAAACAGGCTTTTGGCCTTGATTTTCCTGATTTTGGGTCTGCTACAGGGTAGCTTTCTACTATTAGTTTCAGGTTTATACATAGAATTTCCCAGAATTTCTCTTATCCAATTCCCACTTATCGCATCGGTTGGCCCTATTCTATTCGGAATTCATAGTGTAAGCCAGGACAGAGAGTCAGATGAAATCTCCTACTTAGGATTCGCAAAGAAACATCTGATCCTTCCTGGTCTTGTTTGGGTGGTATATTTCCTGGCAGTGTTCCTTCTTCCCCAAGAATGGATCTTAGAAAAGATCTCTATTTTTTTAAGAGAAACTGGTTGGAATGAGGGGGAGATCTTACTTTCTTCTCCCATATTAATCCTGATTTTTTATATTTTACTCATCCTAAAAGGAAGTTCTGACCTACTACGGTGGGAGATCCTACAAGAAGAATGGACCGCGAGGATTCTCGCATTCATGGTAATTTCTACATTCGTGAATCTTGGATTCGGTGCAGTTTATTTATCCAGTAAGTCGCCTATCTTTCTTCTAGCATGTTCAGCGATGATGGGGATAAGTCTTTGTCTCGCCTACCTGATCGGGCATAAGCGGCCTGCATTCTTTCAAGTTCTTCAAGAAGTAAGCCAGGCCACCAGGCAAAAATATGAGCGTTCCCTACTTACCGGAGTGAACAGAAATGCGCTTAGAGACAGCCTTATCCAACTCATGGAAAAAGAAAAATTATATAGAGATGAGAAGTTGGGACTCGCAGATCTTGCAGACGAACTTGCGCTTTCTACCCACCAGGTCTCCGAATTGATCAATCAGGAGCTTGGAAAAAATTTCTCCGCATTTGTGAATGATTATAGGATCAAAGAAGCATGCGAACTTCTACAAAAAGAACCAGACAGATCTATCTTGGATATAGCATTCGAAGTTGGATTCGCTACCAAGTCCTCATTTCATAGGGCGTTCCAAAAGTATACAGGCAAAACTCCTTCCGAATTCAGAGGAAGTTAA
- a CDS encoding fatty acid desaturase, with protein sequence MIAIAERETSQVPTKLYTILSQKEKSKKIMKWIRFKDRKLRGKFEFLKHQDQLGLTITLGSAAGMILFAGLYIEGIIPAWACILANGVLASILHEVEHDLIHNLYYKDNLKIQNFMFWTVWIFRGNTVSPWYRRMIHTLHHKVSGHKEDIEERLIGNGMKFGLKRFITMMDGNMSFLFQSHILRREAPKFKRSEITRSSWPYLVIYFHLWYNFLFINLFYIGNELLGKPVEVPAWLDTVRHFLNISAVVYTIPNWIRQTSIQIVSSNMHYYGDVKGLHDQTQVLNSWFLFPLHLFCFNFGSTHGIHHFVVNQPFYLRQAVAPFVHPAMKRYGIRFNDFGSIFRGNRLGKKEALTAA encoded by the coding sequence ATGATCGCCATTGCAGAAAGAGAGACGTCTCAGGTTCCAACCAAACTTTATACTATATTGTCCCAAAAAGAAAAAAGTAAGAAGATCATGAAATGGATCAGATTCAAGGACAGAAAACTACGTGGTAAATTCGAATTCTTAAAACACCAAGACCAATTAGGCCTAACGATCACTTTGGGTTCAGCTGCGGGTATGATCTTATTTGCGGGACTTTATATCGAAGGGATCATTCCTGCTTGGGCATGTATCCTAGCAAATGGAGTTCTTGCTTCTATTCTTCATGAAGTCGAACACGACTTAATTCATAATTTATATTATAAGGATAATCTAAAGATCCAAAACTTCATGTTCTGGACGGTCTGGATCTTTCGTGGAAACACAGTAAGTCCTTGGTATAGAAGAATGATACATACTCTTCATCATAAAGTATCTGGTCATAAAGAAGATATAGAAGAACGTTTGATCGGGAATGGAATGAAATTCGGATTAAAACGTTTTATCACCATGATGGATGGGAATATGTCCTTCTTATTCCAATCTCATATCCTACGTAGAGAAGCTCCTAAATTTAAAAGAAGTGAGATCACTCGTTCCAGTTGGCCTTATCTAGTGATCTATTTTCATTTATGGTATAATTTCTTATTCATTAATCTTTTTTATATTGGAAATGAATTATTAGGAAAACCTGTAGAAGTCCCCGCTTGGTTGGATACTGTCCGCCATTTCTTGAATATTTCAGCTGTGGTTTATACAATTCCAAACTGGATCAGACAAACAAGCATCCAAATTGTTTCTTCTAATATGCATTATTATGGAGATGTAAAAGGACTTCATGATCAAACTCAAGTGTTGAATTCTTGGTTCTTATTTCCTCTTCATCTATTTTGTTTTAATTTTGGAAGCACTCATGGAATCCATCATTTCGTAGTGAATCAGCCTTTTTATCTCAGACAAGCGGTGGCGCCTTTTGTTCACCCTGCAATGAAACGTTACGGGATCAGATTTAATGATTTCGGAAGTATTTTCAGGGGGAATCGTTTGGGTAAAAAGGAAGCCCTAACAGCGGCTTAA
- a CDS encoding DMT family transporter: protein MQENRLRTYLEFQVSQILISGNVLFAQVLSYSPSLITWGRTLFAASLLGFVLWFRKRPFFFPTKKENWISFSLGLLLAFHWVTFFASAQEATIAVAVLTLFTHPVWTVLLEPLFFPSKIRSLDLGLAVLVLFGMWILVPSFDLENKYLLGVGLGLSSSWAMAFRNILTKKYLSGHGSTQVMFHQTAVTCFVLSPVLLFEDLFVTPKDWGLVILLGVFFTAIGHTFYIKSVFKMKVKTAGLLSTVQPVYSAILAWAILHEVPRKEEFIGGALILFAAALESFRYRKKTE, encoded by the coding sequence ATGCAGGAAAACAGACTTAGAACCTATCTTGAATTCCAAGTTTCCCAAATTTTGATCAGTGGAAACGTATTATTCGCTCAGGTTCTTTCTTATTCCCCTTCTCTTATCACCTGGGGAAGAACATTATTTGCAGCAAGTCTTTTAGGTTTCGTTCTTTGGTTTAGAAAAAGACCATTCTTCTTCCCCACTAAAAAAGAAAATTGGATCTCATTTTCTTTAGGATTACTTTTAGCGTTTCATTGGGTTACTTTTTTTGCTTCAGCACAAGAAGCGACAATTGCTGTGGCAGTGCTCACCCTATTCACTCATCCAGTTTGGACCGTATTACTGGAACCTTTATTTTTTCCTTCTAAGATCAGAAGCCTAGATCTAGGACTGGCTGTTCTCGTCCTATTTGGAATGTGGATACTCGTCCCAAGTTTTGATCTAGAAAACAAATATCTTTTGGGAGTAGGACTAGGGCTTTCCTCTTCCTGGGCGATGGCATTCAGAAATATTCTCACTAAAAAATATCTATCCGGTCACGGATCCACACAAGTGATGTTTCACCAAACTGCTGTTACTTGTTTTGTTTTAAGCCCAGTTTTGCTATTCGAAGACCTATTCGTTACTCCTAAGGATTGGGGACTAGTCATCCTTTTGGGAGTATTTTTCACAGCAATAGGACATACATTCTATATCAAATCTGTATTTAAGATGAAGGTCAAAACAGCAGGATTATTATCCACTGTGCAACCAGTATATTCTGCAATTCTTGCCTGGGCGATCTTACATGAGGTTCCAAGAAAGGAAGAATTTATAGGAGGAGCGCTGATCTTATTTGCTGCTGCACTCGAATCTTTTAGATACAGAAAAAAAACGGAATAG
- a CDS encoding glycosyl hydrolase family 67 — MFALVDGSAPFFLESKEKHQNWSKAPLAHLEKSSLPSKKKHKRVRESFYKYTKRISKLGFNAVSLDELCYLSERDFYPEDLKRKISSYRKKYKKLFKIASSQDLKVFITTDFFSINDSILEHTGGNLDKIIQLFKESLEDLFSSFPEISGIVLRIGESDGVDVTGDFRSKLLLKKPKQANVFLKEVLPVFEKYNKTLIFRTWTLGAYEIGDLIWNPKTYRKVFQDIQSKSLIISLKYGEGDFFRYLPINPLFFEDDKPKLLELQARREYEGFGEYPSFVGWMYEKYRSELLGKANIAGISVWTQTGGWSSFKNITFLKRSSYWNELNTFVSVQLFTKPERSLEDILNKFYGKKNSDLFLEFLKLSEELILNLLYDPGFARQSFYMHRVRIPPILHITWDKITVSDPFRSLYSYLNPNPQESLRLGEETFAQLSRMKKISEKLDLPYDFQFQKKTFRLILNARKLLYSENLSLLAESKRLAKEYHKKYPKTFRFQFQASKSKPSRFLGFILKLFLRTRSRYRLGDKILFHPILRKIYYLVFLGIKNKLPDFINRQGMPVRELLQ; from the coding sequence ATGTTTGCTCTTGTAGATGGATCTGCTCCTTTCTTTCTGGAATCCAAAGAAAAACACCAAAATTGGTCCAAGGCACCTTTGGCTCATTTGGAGAAGTCTTCCCTTCCTTCTAAGAAAAAACATAAAAGAGTCAGAGAATCTTTTTACAAATATACTAAAAGAATTTCTAAATTAGGATTTAATGCAGTCAGTCTGGATGAACTTTGTTATCTTTCTGAAAGAGATTTTTATCCAGAAGATCTAAAACGTAAGATCTCATCTTATCGTAAAAAATATAAAAAATTATTCAAGATCGCTTCTTCTCAAGATCTAAAAGTATTTATCACCACAGATTTTTTCTCCATCAATGATTCCATTTTAGAACATACAGGTGGAAATCTGGATAAGATCATCCAACTTTTTAAAGAATCATTAGAAGACCTATTTTCCAGTTTTCCAGAAATTTCAGGAATCGTTCTTAGGATCGGAGAATCAGATGGAGTGGATGTTACTGGAGATTTCAGAAGTAAACTTCTACTCAAAAAACCCAAACAGGCAAACGTATTTCTGAAGGAAGTCCTGCCTGTTTTCGAAAAATATAATAAAACATTAATATTTAGGACCTGGACATTAGGAGCCTACGAAATAGGAGATCTAATCTGGAATCCAAAAACGTATCGTAAAGTATTCCAAGATATACAAAGCAAATCTCTGATCATTTCTTTAAAATATGGAGAAGGTGACTTCTTTAGATATCTTCCTATCAATCCATTATTTTTCGAAGATGATAAACCTAAACTTTTAGAACTACAGGCAAGAAGAGAATACGAAGGTTTTGGAGAATACCCAAGCTTTGTAGGTTGGATGTATGAAAAATACAGATCAGAACTTTTAGGAAAAGCGAATATTGCAGGGATCAGCGTTTGGACACAAACTGGAGGTTGGTCTTCCTTCAAGAACATCACTTTTTTAAAACGTTCTTCTTATTGGAATGAATTGAATACATTCGTTTCTGTTCAACTATTCACAAAACCAGAAAGAAGTTTAGAAGATATACTTAATAAATTTTACGGCAAAAAGAATTCAGATCTATTTTTAGAATTTTTAAAATTAAGCGAAGAATTGATCTTAAATCTTTTATACGATCCAGGATTTGCCAGACAAAGTTTTTATATGCATCGTGTTCGGATCCCTCCCATTCTTCATATCACTTGGGACAAGATCACTGTTTCTGATCCGTTCCGATCCTTATATTCTTACTTAAATCCAAATCCCCAAGAATCATTGCGATTAGGAGAAGAAACTTTTGCCCAGCTTTCTCGCATGAAAAAGATCTCTGAAAAATTGGATCTTCCTTATGATTTCCAATTCCAGAAAAAAACATTTCGGCTGATTCTAAACGCAAGAAAACTACTCTACTCCGAAAACTTAAGCCTATTAGCCGAATCAAAAAGGCTCGCAAAAGAATATCATAAGAAATATCCTAAAACTTTCCGCTTCCAATTCCAGGCATCCAAATCCAAACCTTCCCGGTTTTTAGGATTTATACTGAAATTATTTTTGAGAACAAGAAGCCGCTACAGGCTAGGCGACAAAATCTTATTTCATCCCATTTTGCGTAAGATCTACTATCTGGTGTTTTTAGGGATCAAAAACAAACTTCCCGACTTTATCAACCGCCAGGGGATGCCAGTCAGAGAATTATTACAGTGA
- a CDS encoding Rrf2 family transcriptional regulator: protein MSIPSRYSIAIHILSLIDKDGEEASSSQIMADSIGTNPVVVRNLLGKLKKAGLVVSKQGVAGAKLAKSPEEIQLLQIYKAVETEGPLFSIHDKPNPKCPVGKKIQITLTGIFQEAQTALEAKLGEFHLSDVLFQLDSEKKKRA, encoded by the coding sequence ATGTCGATTCCAAGCAGATATTCCATAGCAATCCATATTCTTTCCCTGATCGACAAGGATGGAGAAGAAGCCAGTTCTTCTCAAATTATGGCAGATAGCATTGGGACCAATCCTGTTGTAGTCCGAAACCTTCTGGGAAAATTAAAAAAGGCGGGACTTGTAGTTTCCAAACAAGGTGTAGCAGGAGCAAAACTTGCTAAATCTCCGGAAGAGATCCAACTTTTACAGATCTATAAGGCAGTAGAAACAGAAGGTCCGCTATTCTCCATTCATGATAAGCCCAATCCGAAATGTCCTGTGGGTAAAAAGATACAAATCACTTTGACAGGAATTTTCCAAGAGGCTCAAACTGCTCTCGAGGCAAAACTAGGTGAATTCCATCTTTCAGATGTTCTCTTCCAATTGGATTCTGAAAAGAAAAAACGAGCATAA
- a CDS encoding alpha/beta hydrolase, whose translation MKKIFKRVSIGLGAVLIAYLGIYYATFPKYEFHPKADLTQSFDSFYKTKLEETKSLNGRPGSEEKLIRYSPGKTEYAILYIHGFGASRAEGEATVDKVSASLKANTYYLRLPGHGTNNEDHRDTPFTEYLRVAEESLLMMDKLGNQTILMGTSMGGLISVYLAGKYPDKIKDLVLFSPFFDFAVPLAKIFFYPGGMTFGETVQGKIRKSPPKTPDDGIGDHYYEHWYKDQYLGAIQHVSGATKFVLSQNSFEKIKVPTLLVYYYKDKDHQDKTASVPAMLKAFDKIGGETPNPLNTKAQIEEGSHVLTSEHVFSNKEKVQKEVLDFLHKTGVK comes from the coding sequence ATGAAAAAAATATTCAAACGGGTTTCGATTGGCCTAGGTGCTGTGCTTATCGCCTATTTGGGGATCTATTACGCTACATTTCCCAAATACGAATTCCATCCAAAGGCCGACTTAACTCAAAGTTTTGATTCGTTCTATAAAACAAAATTAGAAGAGACCAAATCACTTAACGGAAGACCAGGCTCAGAAGAAAAACTGATCCGTTATTCTCCTGGCAAAACTGAATATGCAATTCTATATATTCATGGCTTCGGCGCGTCCCGCGCAGAAGGAGAAGCAACTGTAGATAAAGTTTCTGCCTCTCTCAAGGCAAATACTTACTACTTAAGACTTCCTGGTCATGGGACCAATAATGAAGATCATAGAGATACTCCTTTTACTGAATACCTCCGCGTAGCAGAAGAAAGTCTATTAATGATGGATAAATTAGGAAATCAAACTATACTTATGGGAACCAGTATGGGCGGTTTGATATCAGTTTATCTGGCTGGAAAATATCCGGATAAGATCAAAGATCTAGTATTATTTTCACCTTTCTTTGACTTTGCAGTTCCTTTGGCTAAAATATTCTTTTATCCAGGCGGAATGACATTCGGAGAAACTGTCCAAGGAAAGATCAGAAAATCTCCTCCTAAAACACCTGATGATGGAATTGGAGATCATTATTACGAACATTGGTATAAGGATCAGTATTTAGGCGCAATCCAACATGTAAGTGGTGCGACCAAATTTGTTTTAAGCCAAAATAGTTTTGAGAAGATCAAGGTCCCTACTCTATTAGTCTATTATTATAAGGATAAGGATCATCAGGACAAAACTGCAAGTGTGCCTGCAATGCTGAAAGCTTTTGACAAAATAGGCGGAGAAACTCCGAATCCACTCAATACAAAAGCACAAATAGAAGAAGGAAGCCATGTTCTAACTTCTGAACATGTGTTCTCGAATAAAGAAAAGGTCCAAAAAGAAGTTTTGGACTTCTTACATAAGACCGGAGTAAAATAA
- a CDS encoding LysR family transcriptional regulator has protein sequence MEFRQIVYFLEISDSGTFQKAASRLGLTQPALSKQIYLLEKELGVSVLERGGRSVRLTHEGERFYQYSIRMKEIWEEIQNGFSKENELKGNYSISAGGTVSAWILPQILKEILKKRPGLSLSVREGDAGETKDAVLKGEVDLGILTGPISEPSLNVLEFLSDQIFPVASKDHPIFLKKKIRIEDLKKQSYVLFHPGSALRKAVEKKIKSFSKEFGPKIAMELRSVESVIKSLEAGLGIGFLSEYSISPKLKKIKFEEWNTERKFYLCYRKKSGPGLALLAEEILRSAQEWGERIPSSL, from the coding sequence ATGGAATTCAGACAGATCGTTTATTTTCTGGAAATTTCGGATTCAGGCACATTCCAAAAGGCCGCCTCTCGCTTGGGATTAACACAACCTGCGCTCTCTAAACAGATCTATCTTTTAGAAAAAGAATTAGGTGTTAGTGTTTTGGAAAGAGGGGGAAGGTCTGTTAGACTCACTCACGAAGGAGAAAGATTTTACCAATATTCTATCCGAATGAAAGAAATCTGGGAAGAGATCCAAAATGGTTTTTCTAAGGAGAATGAACTAAAAGGAAATTATTCCATTTCAGCAGGTGGAACAGTTTCTGCTTGGATCTTACCCCAGATATTAAAGGAGATCCTGAAAAAAAGGCCAGGACTTTCCCTTTCTGTACGAGAAGGAGATGCCGGGGAAACCAAGGACGCAGTTTTAAAGGGAGAAGTTGATCTTGGGATATTGACTGGTCCAATCTCGGAACCAAGTTTGAATGTTCTGGAATTTCTTTCGGATCAGATCTTCCCTGTGGCTTCCAAAGACCATCCCATTTTTCTTAAAAAGAAAATCAGAATAGAAGATCTGAAAAAACAATCCTATGTATTATTCCATCCAGGTTCTGCTCTTAGAAAAGCAGTGGAGAAGAAGATAAAATCATTTTCTAAAGAGTTTGGCCCCAAGATTGCAATGGAACTTAGGAGTGTAGAATCAGTCATCAAATCCTTAGAAGCAGGACTCGGAATTGGATTTTTGTCTGAATATTCAATCAGCCCAAAACTCAAAAAAATAAAATTCGAAGAATGGAATACGGAAAGGAAATTTTATCTTTGTTATCGCAAAAAGTCCGGACCAGGGCTTGCTTTGCTTGCGGAAGAAATTTTAAGATCAGCGCAAGAATGGGGGGAAAGGATACCTTCTTCCCTTTGA